Genomic DNA from Osmia lignaria lignaria isolate PbOS001 chromosome 6, iyOsmLign1, whole genome shotgun sequence:
TGTAAAATGGTAATTACATGAAGTTTACTTTCAACAATATTATACTTACTcgttattcaaattattaagtACTGAAACAGGTAATGGAGCAGTTAAagtataaattacatttttatataattcatgACAGCTCTGTACAGGTGATTTTTCACAAACATATTGTTTAAAAGCATAAGAAAATAAAGTTTGAATATCATCATTTGGACATTCTAAATTATTCTGTAAAAGTAACATAAACTCCAAACATACATGGACTTGTgccaatattattaatttttctctgaaaatattaaatgaaaaaagtatacatataaataaacactgaaaaaaaataaaaaatatacttcGTTACACGTATTTACTTATAAGTATCAACTGTAAACTCATCGCATGCTAgagttttaaatttttgttgaatATCATATAGTTCTTCAAATCTTGAATGTATCAAAATGTGTGTATAGtctttatacaatttttcaaaacccATATCTATGATATATTCTAATGGTAAACTGCCTGATAATAAGTGTGAAATTGTTTTTTGTTGAGGATGATTAGCAATAATTTTGGCAATTCTTGTTGAATTTGAAGAATTTACCTAAAATCCATTAAAACCATCTTTTCCAATACttcatataaaattatacaaattttttcttGAACTATTGTATACCTGCACTAAAGTGCCATTTACTATAATTTCCTTAAATATTGAATGAATACATTTTGtcatttcaatataatttgaattcactgaaagtataaattattttacaaatgtaCTTACATTTTGACTATAAACTGTACTTACATTTTGACTGTAAATTGTACTTACTTATGACCAATTCCCataaaaaatcagtaaaatcTAAATTATATCTGTAGGGAAGGTTCTGTATGTActgttgaatttttatattattttcaaaattatcttcATTTGCAAAGTTCATTTTATGCAAATCAATGGTATCAGTATTTCGAAAACTGTAATCTTTATTCAATAAAAGacttaaatttttcattattatgtcATGTTCCTGTTTTAAGTAATTGTTCAAATGTTATTACAAAtagtttaatatttatataaatacaaaaaaatataattttatacaactTTTGTACATGGACTTGTAAAATTTTCTGGGAATTTTAAAGGAACTCCATTATTATAATCACTTGTGTTCTTTTTATATTGTTCTATtatattcaaatattcatttaacaacaataattGTTGCCATAATTCTTTCAAAAGGCTATTAAGTGAACCAGTAACAACTTGAGCAACCTAAACAAAGTACAAGACATACATAGAAGAGAAAATTATAAGTAGCCTCATAGTTGTAAAGAAATATTCTTACCAAGTTATTCTTTGTTTCCTTTGAAGGTATATATAAAGACAAACTACAAGCATTTACTTCGATGCTTAAACTCCCTTCAAAGTtgctttttacattttcatcccaattaatcatttcttcttttatcccAAACAAGTCAAAAATGCTAAATACAGATATAGTTACCTACGTATTGAAATAATATTGATAAGATACATACATAACATATCTATCATTACCAAAAAAAGTAAGATACTTACATCACGTTCACATGCGTGTGAAAGTTCTAAAtgttgttgaaaaattttaaaagaagaatCCTTAATAACATTAAGACTTTCAATACCAGTTGAACAAATTTCAATTCTAATAAACCAGTTCCTTTCAATCATTGTACCTATTACTCTGCTGTTTTTATTGTCTGTACCATTGCAAAGTGCAAATATTGGAGATGAAGTAccttttataaattcaatacaTTCATTTAATGCATTACTAAAACAAAATCGCATAATTATTAATGGTATTTATTATACTAAATAGTGTAACTGATATAGCTTTACCATGCTTCTGTTCTACTCAATGGTAAATAATGTTCTTCCTTTTTAGaccaattttgttttattaaaataatactgtCTTCAACATCGTGTTCGTCGTTAAAAGAATATTTGAGAGGTGATCCAGTAACTTCAAaaactgaaatatttattacaataatttgtGTAATGTAAACAAAtagttttatttgtttttttataaaaaaacttACCACTTGTTTGATCATGCTCcgtaaatgataaataattactTTGAGATTCAAGAGGACGCTAAAACAATGAATAAACATTTGATAGAACAAATAATTCTTAAATAATATTGTTGCTTACctctttatataaaataatagatgGGTTTCCGAATTCTGGTAAAATTCGAAATATGTATGATAAATTGATTTCGCCTATTTTTATAGACGGAtctaattttactttttctaaTACTTTTAGATCaaacattattttcaatagCTTTTCAATaggtatgtataccgcagttcaccagagtccataactgtgaaaagaccagttttcgttcttcacgcatctccagtacgcatcttcgccctgattggtgatactcccaaacgaagtggaaagcgattagcagagagctcggtgagttcccccaccatcttccaacctgcgcgtcgcagttatggactctggtgaactgcggtatatgtatgtacaaataTCACACTTGCATTCATTACTTTCCATTTgaattggaattttgaaattgagTGTTCGGAATTACATCATAATCTATTTAACGCAGTTTTATATTGGTCAACATCTGTAGCAAAAAATGTTAAacgctttttattttccatcatTATTGTTCAATTAAATATTCCTTGTTTATTATATTTAGATATAATAAACATGCATTTCACAATAAAATCCTAAATTACATAACATACAAATATCAGAAGGTAATATTTAGTTGATTTTTGGAACAGTACTGAACATTCGTGTTCATTCAGTCGTCCCTCTGTCAGCCGTTTCGCGTTTGCGCTACTTACAGCGGATGACATCGATATGTCAATACGTATAAAGTATAAGATCTTGTACAGTGTATAATGTTGTAGAAATACAAGAAGATACACAGAAAATAATCATAATTACGATAGTGGTTAGGTTATGAAAAAGTCGAACAAATACTGGACAGGTGTGGGTAACATTTCAACAGTGTGTTTGTCTGAGGTAAAGAGGGACCGTGAGGACCTCGAAGACAATCTTCCGACTTTTTACATGAAGGAACAAGATATTCCTGAGTATCTGGAAGGCTGTGGTTTAACCACCTGTACAGCCGGTGACATGCCTGAAGACGTGGACGTCCTACGGGACAATAAAGAGCatacaaaggaaaaaaaattatcCTCTGCGTCCATAGCTGGTCCCGATACGAAAAAAACAGTAACTGTCAAACATCCCGAATCAAATAAACCGAAACCAACCACGAAAAAAGGCAAACCGATACAAGCTGATCTAGATGTGTCCAAAGAATTTACAAGATGTAGAGAAGAATGTGTAAAACGGCTGGATTTAAGTAAATCCAGTATCACTAATTTACCTAGTACCGTGCGAGACTTGACGCACTTGGTTGAGTTTTATCTTTACGGTAACAAACTCGTAACATTACCGCCAGAAATTGGTTGCCTCGCAAATTTAGAAACATTGGCATTGAGTGAAAATTCTCTGACAAGTTTGCCAAATACATTAGAAAATCTAAAGTCTTTAAGGGTTCTTGACCTAAGGCATAATAAGCTGAGTGAAATACCTGATGTTGTTTATAAATTAACAAGTCTTACTACATTATTTTTACGCTTCAATCGAGTAAGATACGTAAGTGACAACATACGAAATTTGACAAATTTAACAATGTTGAGTTtgagagaaaataaaatcaagGAACTTCCTGCTGGTATTGGCAAGTTAGTTAACTTAATAACATTTGATGTATCCCATAATCATTTAGAGCATTTACCTGAAGAAATTGGAAACTGTATCCAATTGTCTACACTTGACTTGCAACACAACGAGCTTCTGGATATTCCAGATACAATTGGAAATCTAGTTTCATTAACAAGATTAGGACTTAGATATAATAGATTAACTAATATTCCAAAATCACTAGCAAACTGTAAACTGATGGATGAGTTTAGTGTTGAAGGAAATCAAGTGTCTCAATTACCGGATGGACTGCTTGCAAGCCTCTCTGACTTAACAACAATTACATTATCCAGAAATGCTTTCACTTCATATCCATCAGGGGGACCAGCCCAGTTTACAAATGTTTATTCTATTAATCTTGAACATAACAAAATAGATAAAATACCATATGGTATTTTCTCTAGAGCAAAGAACCTGACAAAATTAAACATGAAAGAGAATCAATTAACTGCTTTACCTTTAGATATTGGTACATGGGTCAATATGGTTGAGT
This window encodes:
- the LOC117601313 gene encoding uncharacterized protein LOC117601313 → MFDLKVLEKVKLDPSIKIGEINLSYIFRILPEFGNPSIILYKERPLESQSNYLSFTEHDQTSVFEVTGSPLKYSFNDEHDVEDSIILIKQNWSKKEEHYLPLSRTEACNALNECIEFIKGTSSPIFALCNGTDNKNSRVIGTMIERNWFIRIEICSTGIESLNVIKDSSFKIFQQHLELSHACERDVTISVFSIFDLFGIKEEMINWDENVKSNFEGSLSIEVNACSLSLYIPSKETKNNLVAQVVTGSLNSLLKELWQQLLLLNEYLNIIEQYKKNTSDYNNGVPLKFPENFTSPCTKEHDIIMKNLSLLLNKDYSFRNTDTIDLHKMNFANEDNFENNIKIQQYIQNLPYRYNLDFTDFLWELVIMNSNYIEMTKCIHSIFKEIIVNGTLVQVNSSNSTRIAKIIANHPQQKTISHLLSGSLPLEYIIDMGFEKLYKDYTHILIHSRFEELYDIQQKFKTLACDEFTVDTYKEKLIILAQVHVCLEFMLLLQNNLECPNDDIQTLFSYAFKQYVCEKSPVQSCHELYKNVIYTLTAPLPVSVLNNLNNEIPTVRRVSLSSESQLSKLKTTTYYSQLPIFPTNVWNPADDSNVMDGAYYVTTAMCLSNKFK
- the LOC117601312 gene encoding leucine-rich repeat protein soc-2 homolog, with translation MKKSNKYWTGVGNISTVCLSEVKRDREDLEDNLPTFYMKEQDIPEYLEGCGLTTCTAGDMPEDVDVLRDNKEHTKEKKLSSASIAGPDTKKTVTVKHPESNKPKPTTKKGKPIQADLDVSKEFTRCREECVKRLDLSKSSITNLPSTVRDLTHLVEFYLYGNKLVTLPPEIGCLANLETLALSENSLTSLPNTLENLKSLRVLDLRHNKLSEIPDVVYKLTSLTTLFLRFNRVRYVSDNIRNLTNLTMLSLRENKIKELPAGIGKLVNLITFDVSHNHLEHLPEEIGNCIQLSTLDLQHNELLDIPDTIGNLVSLTRLGLRYNRLTNIPKSLANCKLMDEFSVEGNQVSQLPDGLLASLSDLTTITLSRNAFTSYPSGGPAQFTNVYSINLEHNKIDKIPYGIFSRAKNLTKLNMKENQLTALPLDIGTWVNMVELNLGTNQLTKIPDDIQCLQSLEILILSNNLLKRIPASIANLRKLRVLDLEENKIESLPNEIGFLRDLQKLILQSNQVTSLPRAIGHLTNLTYLSVGENNLNYLPEEIGTLENLDSLYVNDNANLHNLPFELALCTNLSIMSIENCPLSQIPPEIVAGGPSLVIQFLKMQGPYRSM